The Colias croceus chromosome 3, ilColCroc2.1 genome includes a region encoding these proteins:
- the LOC123705920 gene encoding maltase A1-like has translation MDSDGDGIGDLKGITSKLEYLKELGVGATWLSPMFKSPMYDFGYDIADFYDVHDEYGTMEDFEELMAKAKELDIKIVLDFVPNHGSNESVWFEEALRGHEKYFDYFVWEDGVEDANGTLHPPNNWNSVFRKSAWEYREEVGKYYLHQFVIGQPDLNYRNPEVVEEMKNVIRFWLEKGVAGFRVDAIAHLFEVDKELYGGKYPDEPISGQRRDDPEHYDYLTHIYTKDQDETFDMVYQWREVFEEMKEKDGLTRVMMTEAYSGPQETMRYFGTEDREGAQMPFNFVLISDVNGDSTAAEIKYALDKFLTFKPIDKLANWVAGNHDNDRVASRFSPKLVDGINMIVLLLPGIAVTYMGEEIGMVNGYISWEDTVDPSGCNTDDPINYWQSSRDPERTPFQWSADKNAGFSSADKTWLPVADGYEELNVEVQRMSERSHLNIYKALAQLRTEAIFRYGRYESVAFNSDVFAFRRWYNGEVYIIVVNFREDPHMIDFTYFENVEGHLEVVISNIQSSKNTGDLFKAQNITIEGSESLVLKLVQ, from the exons ATGGACAGTGATGGTGATGGAATCGGAGATTTAAAAG GAATAACATCAAAGCTCGAATACCTCAAGGAATTAGGTGTGGGAGCGACATGGCTATCGCCTATGTTTAAGTCACCTATGTACGATTTTGGATACGATATAGCCGATTTCTATGATGTTCATGACGAATACGGTACTATGGAAGATTTTGAGGAATTAATGGCAAAAGCAAAAGAGTTAG atatCAAAATTGTTCTCGACTTCGTCCCAAATCATGGCAGTAATGAGAGTGTGTGGTTTGAAGAAGCTTTAAGGGGACATGAAAAGTATTTTGACTACTTCGTTTGGGAAGATGGAGTTGAGGATGCAAATGGAACTTTACATCCACCAAACAATTgg AATAGTGTTTTCCGCAAAAGCGCTTGGGAATACAGAGAGGAGGTCGGTAAATACTACCTACATCAGTTTGTCATCGGTCAACCTGATCTTAACTACCGCAACCCTGAAGTCGTTGaagaaatgaaaaatgtaattagatTCTGGCTAGAGAAAGGCGTAGCTGGTTTCAGAGTTGATGCTATTGCCCATTTGTTTGAAGTAGATAAAGAACTATACGGTGGCAAATATCCCGATGAACCGATATCAGGACAACGTCGCGATGATCCAGAACACTACGATTATTTAACCCATATTTACACTAAAGATCAGGATGAAACCTTTGATATGGTGTACCAGTGGAGAGAAGTTTTTGAGGAAATGAAAGAAAAAGATGGTCTTACGAGAGTTATGATGACTGAAGCTTATTCAGGTCCACAAGAAACAATGAGGTATTTTGGTACTGAAGATCGCGAAGGTGCTCAAATGCCTTTCAATTTTGTACTAATTTCTGACGTAAATGGCGACTCAACAGCTGCTGAAATTAAATATGCTCTTGATAAATTCCTTACATTTAAGCCAATTGATAAGCTCGCCAACTGGGTG GCAGGTAACCATGACAACGACAGAGTAGCATCGAGATTTAGTCCAAAATTAGTTGATGGAATCAATATGATCGTACTTCTACTACCCGGTATAGCTGTTACCTACATG GGTGAGGAAATCGGTATGGTAAATGGATACATTAGTTGGGAAGATACAGTTGACCCAAGTGGCTGTAATACTGATGATCCTATTAATTACTGGCAATCGTCTAGAGATCCTGAGCGTACACCATTCCAATGGAGTGCTGATAAAAATGCAG GATTTTCCTCCGCTGACAAAACCTGGCTCCCAGTTGCAGACGGATACGAAGAGCTCAATGTTGAAGTACAAAGAATGTCTGAGAGATCTCAcctcaatatttataaagctctAGCACAATTGCGAACGGAAGCTATATTCAGATACGGCAGATATGAATCCGTGGCATTTAACTCTGATGTATTTGCTTTCCGAAG atgGTACAACGGAGAGGTCTACATCATTGTAGTTAACTTCAGGGAAGATCCTCATATGATTGACTTCACATATTTTGAAAACGTTGAAGGTCATCTAGAGGTCGTAATTAGTAACATACAGTCATCAAAGAATACAGG agaTCTTTTCAAAGCTCAAAATATCACTATCGAAGGCAGCGAATCCTTAGTATTAAAATTGGTGCAATAA
- the LOC123705917 gene encoding maltase 2-like produces MKVAIILSLFIVLCSGHIIKQEERELEWWETTIFYQIYPRSFVDSDGDGIGDLKGITSKLEYIKEIGAGAIWLSPIFQSPMYDFGYDISDFYAIQDEYGTMEDFDELLNSANELGIKIVLDLVPNHTSNESVWFQEALNGSEKYYNYFVWEDGVIDENGVMQPPNNWKSHFRGSAWEYREEVGKYYLHQFVVGQPDLNYRNPDVVEEMKDIIRFWLNKGVAGFRVDAVNCLFEVDKELYGGRYPDEPYSGRTDVDSESHDYLAHIYTKDQNETYYMVYDWRDVFEEVSQQDGLSRVMMTEVYASIQDVVKYFGEGDRIGAQMPFNFDLITDVDASSSAADMKRAIDKFITYKPVDKDPNWVVGNHDNSRMATRYGPTLVDGINMIVLLLPGVGVTYMGEEIGLVDGYVSWEDTVDPSGCNTNDPINYAKSSRDPERTPFQWNAEKNAGFSTADKTWLPVAEGYETLNVEAQKAADRSNLKVYQALADLRQEKVFRYGRYDSLALNKDVFAFRRWYNGETFIVVVNMRDTEQEVDLTYFENVVGTASVVIRSVLSPKNEGDVFNVDSLPVVGYEGIVLKLV; encoded by the exons atgaaagtgGCAATAATTTTGTCACTTTTTATAGTGCTCTGTAGTGGGCATATAATAAAGCAAGAGGAGAGGGAGTTAGAATGGTGGGAGACGACAATTTTCTATCAAATATACCCGCGTTCGTTTGTGGACAGCGACGGCGATGGAATCGGTGATCTAAAAg GTATAACATCAAAACTAGAATACATAAAAGAAATCGGTGCCGGTGCTATCTGGCTATCACCAATCTTCCAATCACCGATGTATGACTTTGGTTACGATATTTCGGATTTCTACGCCATTCAGGATGAATACGGAACTATGGAGGACTTTGATGAACTACTCAATAGCGCTAATGAACTGG gtataaaaattgtattggaCTTGGTGCCGAATCACACATCAAACGAAAGCGTCTGGTTCCAAGAGGCTTTGAATGGAAGTgagaaatattataactattttGTGTGGGAAGACGGCGTTATAGATGAGAATGGTGTAATGCAACCTCCTAATAACTGG aaaagTCATTTCCGTGGTAGTGCTTGGGAATACAGGGAGGAAGTTGGCAAATATTACCTCCATCAGTTCGTTGTTGGACAGCCGGATTTGAACTACCGTAACCCAGATGTCGTCGAAGAGATGAAG gacATAATCCGATTCTGGTTAAATAAAGGGGTCGCAGGATTCAGAGTGGACGCcgttaattgtttgtttgaggTAGATAAAGAACTTTATGGAGGTAGATACCCTGACGAACCTTATTCAGGACGAACTGATGTAGATAGTGAATCCCATGACTACTTGGCTCACATATATACTAAAGACCAAAATGAAACGTACTACATGGTGTATGATTGGAGAGATGTGTTTGAAGAAGTATCTCAGCAAGATGGATTATCCAGGGTTATGATGACTGAAGTATACGCATCCATACAAGACGTCGTTAAGTATTTTGGTGAAGGAGATAGAATTGGTGCACAGATGCCTTTCAATTTTGATCTGATTACTGATGTGGATGCGTCATCCTCTGCCGCTGATATGAAGAGAGCTATCGATAAATTTATCACATACAAGCCTGTTGATAAGGATCCTAACTGGGTG GTCGGAAACCACGATAATAGCAGAATGGCTACTAGATACGGACCTACCTTGGTTGACGGAATAAATATGATTGTTTTGCTACTTCCTGGAGTTGGAGTTACATACATG GGTGAAGAAATAGGTTTAGTTGATGGTTACGTTAGCTGGGAAGATACAGTGGACCCATCTGGCTGCAACACCAACGATCCTATCAATTATGCCAAGTCATCCAGAGATCCTGAAAGAACACCATTCCAGTGGAATGCTGAAAAGAACGCAG GGTTCTCTACTGCTGACAAAACATGGCTACCCGTCGCTGAAGGTTATGAAACTTTGAACGTTGAAGCCCAAAAAGCAGCTGACCGGTCAAATCTAAAGGTCTATCAAGCTCTAGCTGATTTGAGACAAGAAAAAGTATTCCGTTACGGCCGATATGACTCTTTGGCTTTGAATAAGGACGTTTTCGCTTTCCGAAG GTGGTATAATGGAGAAACTTTCATCGTCGTCGTGAACATGAGAGACACTGAACAAGAAGTGGACTTAACCTACTTTGAAAACGTTGTAGGCACCGCTAGTGTTGTTATTAGGAGCGTGCTATCACCTAAGAATGAAGG GGATGTTTTCAACGTGGATAGCTTACCTGTTGTCGGCTATGAAGGAATTGTACTCAAACTGGTGTAA